The Polynucleobacter sp. TSB-Sco08W16 genome includes a region encoding these proteins:
- the fdx gene encoding ISC system 2Fe-2S type ferredoxin, producing MTQIVVLPHSEYCPEGAVVDVAPGTSICEALLENDIPIEHACDMVCACTTCHVIVKEGFNSLNPPDENEEDMLDRAWGLNPQSRLSCQAIVAREDIVIEIPKYSINHAKENH from the coding sequence ATGACCCAAATCGTCGTTCTTCCCCATAGTGAGTACTGTCCAGAAGGTGCAGTGGTTGACGTTGCGCCTGGAACTTCGATTTGCGAGGCACTGCTCGAGAACGACATTCCGATTGAACATGCCTGCGATATGGTCTGTGCTTGTACGACATGCCACGTCATCGTGAAAGAGGGGTTCAATAGCCTTAATCCTCCCGATGAAAACGAAGAGGATATGCTGGATCGCGCTTGGGGTCTAAACCCCCAATCCCGCTTATCTTGCCAAGCGATTGTGGCTAGAGAAGATATCGTGATTGAAATACCTAAATACTCAATCAATCACGCCAAAGAGAATCACTAA